In Rana temporaria chromosome 3, aRanTem1.1, whole genome shotgun sequence, a single window of DNA contains:
- the LOC120933790 gene encoding E3 ubiquitin-protein ligase TRIM39-like translates to MTDPQESDTGDLCDTQDGDILLDENTASKYLQISDDRKTVSMVDTDESYPEIPEKFNCPQVLSSQSFSSGRHYWEVDVGGSDEWTVGMCYPSIERKGWEAAGIGWNNKSWALLRSEDQNFVNHDCDKTPLPTNLSSNRVRIVLDYEAGRISFYDLCDPIRHLHTFTTTFTEPLHAGICVVKGTIKICGGKGEM, encoded by the coding sequence atgacggatcctcaggaatcagacacaggtgacttgtgtgatactcAGGATGGAGATATATTACTGGATGAAAACACAGCTAGTAAATATCTACAGATATCAGATGACAGGAAAACTGTATCCATGGTAGATACAGACGAGAGTTACCCAGAAATACCAGAGAAATTTAATTGTCCTCAGGTGTTGAGCAGTCAGAGTTTCTCctcagggagacattactgggaagtggatgtcgGGGGATCAGATGAATGGACAGTCGGAatgtgttaccccagtatagaGAGGAAAGGATGGGAGGCGGCAGGGATCGGGTGGAATAATAAGTCCTGGGCATTGTTGAGGTCTGAAGATCAGAATTTTGTGAACCATGACTGTGATAAGACCCCCTTACCCACCAATCtctccagtaacagagtcaggatagttctggattatgaggccgggcggatctccttttatgatctgtgtgacccgatccgacacctccacaccttcaccaccaccttcactgagcccctccatgctgggATATGTGTAGTGAAAGGTACTATAAAGAtatgtggggggaagggggagatgtGA